A single Candidatus Brocadiaceae bacterium DNA region contains:
- a CDS encoding DUF2062 domain-containing protein produces the protein MTGNQAHVSCNACVILLAHGSGAALEEKVQGLLGLANGVIAVTDCGGEADALREVPGVEVFTQAWSRRKGTAIAAGFERAAELGFTHAITMEADSGYGRAELGELLAAIESDPEALAIGVRDLSGWGRLRRTHARFWAWVHTGRWVRDPQSSLRAYPLEAVRKLWLRTSGHEFEREVLIRFLWCGGHVVNVPVGAPSRSGRPADRRSLLDTLCLVHLNGCLLSQRLFMPANLRSAYSQTYFRHGPRLKLTWDAIREAVRRETTSARRLALCVGVGVFFGILPIWGLQGAAAVVAAHKLRLNKPLVLAGTCVSFPGAIPFIVFASILIGRFALTGQVDCSLSPAGLDRATMGSHALDYLVGSVILATVAGLAASGFVYAIARTVMRPWRRGPQ, from the coding sequence ATGACCGGAAACCAGGCCCATGTGAGCTGCAACGCGTGTGTGATCCTGTTGGCCCACGGCAGCGGCGCGGCGCTTGAAGAGAAGGTGCAGGGCCTGCTGGGACTGGCGAACGGCGTGATCGCCGTCACGGATTGCGGCGGCGAGGCGGACGCGCTGCGGGAAGTGCCGGGCGTCGAGGTGTTCACCCAGGCATGGAGCCGCCGGAAGGGCACGGCGATCGCGGCGGGGTTCGAACGTGCCGCCGAGTTGGGCTTCACGCACGCGATCACGATGGAGGCGGACAGCGGGTACGGTCGCGCCGAGCTGGGCGAACTGTTGGCCGCCATCGAGTCGGACCCGGAGGCCCTGGCCATCGGCGTGCGGGACCTGAGCGGCTGGGGCCGCCTGCGCCGGACGCACGCGCGCTTCTGGGCATGGGTGCACACCGGCCGGTGGGTGCGGGACCCACAGAGCAGCCTTCGGGCGTATCCTCTGGAGGCGGTTCGCAAGCTCTGGCTCAGAACGAGCGGGCACGAGTTCGAGAGGGAGGTCCTCATCCGGTTCCTCTGGTGCGGGGGACACGTGGTGAACGTGCCGGTCGGCGCCCCCTCCCGTTCCGGGCGCCCGGCCGATCGTCGGTCGCTCCTGGACACCTTGTGCCTTGTGCACCTGAACGGCTGCCTGCTGAGCCAGCGGCTCTTCATGCCCGCGAACCTGCGTTCGGCGTACTCGCAGACGTACTTCCGGCACGGGCCCCGGCTGAAGCTGACCTGGGACGCGATCCGTGAGGCGGTTCGGCGCGAGACAACGTCCGCCCGGCGGCTTGCGCTGTGCGTGGGTGTCGGCGTCTTCTTCGGCATCCTCCCCATATGGGGCCTGCAGGGCGCCGCCGCCGTCGTGGCGGCCCACAAGTTGCGGCTGAACAAACCGCTGGTTCTGGCGGGCACGTGCGTCTCCTTCCCCGGCGCGATTCCGTTCATCGTCTTCGCCAGCATCCTGATCGGTCGTTTCGCGTTGACCGGCCAGGTTGACTGTTCTCTGTCGCCGGCCGGCCTGGACCGGGCGACGATGGGAAGCCATGCCCTCGACTACCTCGTGGGGAGCGTCATCCTGGCGACGGTCGCGGGGCTGGCAGCGTCCGGATTTGTCTACGCCATCGCCAGGACGGTCATGCGGCCATGGCGGAGGGGCCCGCAATGA